One part of the Thermococcus litoralis DSM 5473 genome encodes these proteins:
- a CDS encoding ATP-dependent DNA ligase: MLYKELAELYKRLEKTTLKTLKTKFVADFLKKVEDPELLEIVPYLILGKVFPDWDERELGVGEKLLIRAVSMATGINSDEIENSVKDTGDLGESVALALQRRKQKSFFSQPLTIKRVYSTLVKVAETTGEGSQDRKLKYLANLFMDASPEEGKYLARTILGTMRTGVAEGLLRDAIAEAFRVKVELVERAYMLTSDFGFVAKVAKLEGDEGLLKVKIQVGKPIKPMLAQMVANVREALIEMGGEAEFEIKYDGARVQVHKDGEKVIVYSRRLENVTRSIPEVVERIKESLKPEKVIVEGELVAVGEEGRPRPFQYVLRRFRRKYNIDEMIEKIPLELNLFDVLYVDGKSMIDVQFIERRKTLEGIVTTNEWIKIAENLITKNPEEAEEFYHRALDLGHEGLMAKRLDSVYELGNRGKKWLKIKPTMENLDLVIIGAEWGEGRRSGVLSSFLLGAYDPIRGDFVPVGKVGSGFTDEDLIEFTKMLKPLIKKEHGKFVEIEPKIVIEVAYQEIQKSPKYESGFALRFPRYVALREDKGPEDADTLQRIAELYQLQERMKGGK; the protein is encoded by the coding sequence AGCTGTTGGAAATTGTTCCCTATTTAATCCTTGGAAAGGTCTTTCCGGATTGGGACGAGAGAGAGCTTGGCGTAGGTGAGAAGCTATTGATAAGAGCCGTTTCTATGGCCACTGGAATAAATAGTGACGAGATAGAAAATTCCGTAAAAGATACTGGAGATTTGGGGGAAAGTGTTGCACTCGCTCTTCAAAGGAGGAAGCAAAAAAGCTTTTTCTCCCAGCCGCTTACAATAAAAAGGGTTTACAGCACTTTAGTTAAAGTTGCCGAAACCACTGGCGAAGGAAGTCAAGATAGAAAGCTGAAATACCTCGCCAATCTCTTCATGGATGCTTCTCCAGAGGAAGGGAAGTATTTGGCAAGGACGATACTTGGGACTATGAGGACGGGAGTTGCGGAGGGACTGCTGAGGGATGCAATAGCAGAGGCGTTTAGGGTAAAGGTTGAGCTTGTTGAGAGGGCTTACATGCTTACAAGTGACTTCGGGTTTGTGGCTAAAGTAGCAAAGCTTGAGGGAGACGAGGGGCTTTTGAAAGTAAAAATCCAAGTAGGGAAGCCAATTAAGCCGATGCTCGCCCAGATGGTAGCCAACGTTAGAGAGGCCTTGATAGAAATGGGTGGAGAGGCGGAGTTTGAGATTAAATATGATGGTGCGAGGGTTCAGGTTCACAAGGACGGAGAGAAGGTTATCGTTTATTCAAGGCGTCTTGAAAATGTCACGAGATCAATCCCAGAGGTCGTTGAGAGGATTAAAGAGTCTCTAAAGCCAGAGAAAGTTATCGTAGAGGGCGAACTTGTTGCCGTTGGAGAGGAAGGAAGACCGAGACCGTTCCAGTACGTGCTGAGGAGATTTAGAAGGAAGTACAACATAGATGAGATGATTGAAAAAATACCCCTCGAGCTCAACCTTTTCGATGTTCTTTACGTTGATGGCAAAAGCATGATAGACGTTCAGTTCATAGAGAGGAGGAAAACCCTTGAGGGCATTGTGACCACAAACGAATGGATAAAAATCGCTGAGAATTTGATAACAAAGAATCCAGAAGAGGCCGAGGAGTTCTATCACAGAGCCCTTGACCTAGGTCATGAAGGACTAATGGCAAAAAGGCTCGACTCAGTTTACGAGCTCGGTAACAGAGGAAAGAAGTGGCTGAAGATTAAGCCAACAATGGAGAATCTCGATTTAGTTATTATAGGCGCGGAATGGGGCGAAGGGAGGAGAAGTGGAGTCTTGAGCTCGTTCCTTTTAGGTGCATACGATCCCATAAGGGGAGATTTTGTCCCGGTTGGTAAAGTCGGGAGCGGATTTACTGATGAAGACCTAATAGAGTTCACAAAGATGCTTAAGCCCTTGATAAAAAAGGAACACGGCAAGTTCGTTGAAATAGAGCCTAAGATCGTGATCGAAGTGGCTTATCAGGAGATTCAGAAGAGCCCCAAGTACGAGAGCGGCTTTGCATTAAGGTTCCCGAGATACGTTGCGCTAAGAGAGGATAAAGGACCGGAGGATGCAGATACCTTACAGAGGATAGCCGAGCTTTATCAATTGCAGGAGAGGATGAAGGGGGGCAAGTGA
- a CDS encoding flavin reductase family protein, with protein MWHLLYPMRTFLIVSGQENEINVMAVDWLTYLSTKPPIIGVSIHPAHYTHGLIKKYKEFVISVPTINMLRDVLIAGRKSGSEKLKKMSVTFIPSKKVKTPSIKEAAANIECRVVEEKSYGNYTFFAAEIVNFIQNEEAFKNNQPDVKLGFMAHLAPGTNKFVVFDEEIYEIPTREL; from the coding sequence ATGTGGCATCTTTTGTACCCAATGAGAACTTTTTTGATAGTTTCAGGGCAGGAGAATGAGATAAACGTGATGGCAGTTGACTGGTTAACGTATCTCTCCACAAAGCCGCCGATTATCGGAGTATCTATCCACCCAGCCCATTACACCCATGGCTTAATAAAGAAGTACAAAGAGTTTGTGATTAGCGTTCCCACGATAAACATGCTCAGAGACGTTTTGATTGCCGGGAGGAAAAGCGGTTCAGAAAAGCTCAAGAAAATGAGTGTAACCTTTATTCCTTCAAAGAAAGTAAAAACGCCAAGCATAAAAGAAGCCGCAGCAAACATCGAGTGCAGGGTTGTCGAGGAGAAGTCCTACGGTAATTATACCTTCTTTGCCGCGGAGATAGTTAACTTCATCCAAAACGAAGAGGCGTTCAAAAACAACCAGCCGGACGTAAAACTCGGGTTTATGGCACATTTAGCCCCCGGAACGAACAAGTTCGTGGTGTTTGATGAGGAAATATATGAAATCCCAACCAGAGAGCTTTAG
- a CDS encoding HAD family hydrolase, producing the protein MLKALIFDVDETLVYYEHYNDREWFEKWGKKEIEKLGISVDYETYKKMVKGELPRSWVEKLGVDHVEFWKAIDRAKLDYRKWAAEMGLIKAFPDVDALENFKQMGLKMAAVSNASQDCTEFVLELYDLKKYFDVILGKDYRYLDGAKPNPYLIKKALDALEVLPSEALVVGDSASDILAAHGAGVSAVQVMRFGKIEGADYYVKDLKELVQLVRSLMDKDL; encoded by the coding sequence ATGTTGAAGGCATTGATATTTGACGTTGATGAAACGCTTGTTTATTATGAACACTACAACGATAGGGAATGGTTTGAAAAATGGGGGAAGAAAGAGATAGAAAAACTTGGGATAAGCGTTGACTACGAAACGTACAAAAAAATGGTTAAAGGAGAACTCCCAAGGAGCTGGGTCGAAAAGCTTGGAGTTGATCATGTAGAATTCTGGAAAGCCATAGACAGAGCAAAACTCGACTACAGAAAATGGGCCGCAGAAATGGGATTAATAAAAGCCTTTCCCGATGTGGATGCTTTGGAGAATTTCAAGCAAATGGGATTAAAAATGGCAGCTGTTAGCAATGCTTCTCAAGATTGCACGGAATTCGTGCTGGAGCTTTATGACTTGAAGAAATATTTTGATGTCATTCTTGGAAAAGACTACAGATATTTGGATGGTGCTAAGCCGAATCCGTATCTAATCAAAAAAGCCCTCGATGCCCTCGAAGTTCTTCCAAGTGAAGCTTTGGTTGTGGGGGACTCTGCATCGGATATCTTAGCAGCCCACGGTGCTGGTGTTAGTGCCGTTCAAGTGATGAGGTTCGGGAAAATAGAGGGGGCAGATTATTACGTGAAAGATTTGAAAGAACTTGTACAATTAGTGAGGTCATTAATGGATAAGGATTTATAA
- a CDS encoding threonine/serine dehydratase yields MIDIAKEVLEAEKRIGKHIRETPLEYSPFLSKKGDANVYLKLENFQVTGSFKIRGVLNKLLSLSEEEKRKGLVTASSGNHGVAFAYATSFLGLRGIVFLPENASPAKVQDIRQYSVEIRFYGNDVVKTEEFARKFAEKNGMIYVPPYNDPKIIGGQGTIALELERQLENIDVVLAPVGGGGLISGIAGYLKEKTKNIEVIGVQPENSAVMYHSIKEGKIVEMESKPTLADGTAGGVEKDSITFELCRRYVDDFVLVNENEIAKAIVLMLEKHHMLIEGAAALPVAAYLEELERFRGRNIVLVISGCRISLDTLRKVLGC; encoded by the coding sequence GTGATTGATATTGCCAAAGAAGTTTTAGAAGCAGAGAAGAGGATTGGAAAGCACATAAGAGAGACTCCCTTGGAATATTCCCCATTTTTAAGCAAGAAAGGAGACGCAAATGTTTATTTGAAGCTTGAGAATTTTCAAGTAACGGGGTCGTTTAAAATACGAGGTGTTCTTAACAAATTACTCTCACTGAGCGAAGAAGAGAAAAGAAAAGGACTTGTTACAGCATCTAGCGGAAACCATGGAGTTGCGTTTGCCTATGCTACCAGCTTCTTAGGTCTTAGAGGAATTGTTTTTCTTCCAGAAAACGCATCCCCTGCAAAAGTTCAAGATATAAGGCAATATAGTGTGGAAATTAGGTTTTATGGAAACGATGTTGTCAAAACAGAGGAATTCGCTAGAAAGTTTGCCGAGAAAAATGGGATGATCTACGTACCTCCCTACAACGACCCGAAAATCATAGGTGGTCAAGGCACTATAGCCCTTGAACTAGAAAGACAGCTTGAAAACATTGACGTTGTTTTAGCCCCTGTTGGCGGAGGAGGTCTTATTTCCGGTATTGCCGGATATCTAAAGGAAAAAACCAAAAACATAGAAGTAATAGGAGTTCAACCAGAGAATTCTGCCGTTATGTATCATTCAATAAAAGAGGGAAAAATCGTTGAAATGGAGTCAAAGCCTACGTTGGCAGACGGCACGGCTGGAGGAGTCGAGAAAGACTCCATAACATTTGAACTCTGCAGGAGATACGTGGATGATTTCGTTCTGGTGAATGAAAATGAGATAGCAAAGGCGATTGTTTTAATGCTGGAGAAGCACCACATGCTAATTGAAGGAGCAGCGGCACTTCCAGTTGCAGCCTATTTAGAAGAGTTAGAGCGTTTTAGAGGCAGAAATATCGTTTTGGTTATCAGTGGGTGCAGAATAAGTTTGGACACCCTTAGAAAAGTCTTGGGATGTTGA
- a CDS encoding aminotransferase class I/II-fold pyridoxal phosphate-dependent enzyme — MKVKPFLVERFMGEYEHQVEVNIAETCVQPFTLGEFLEFVGEPDFLEKIKDLKLTYGYVEGLLELKEGLSRFYQNIKPENIFVTHGAIDANFQVFYSLVEPGDTVISIFPTYQQLYGVPESFGAKVKFWHLYEEKNWTPDLDELNELIDKNTKLIVINSPNNPTGALLDEKMLKGIAEIAEDVGAYVLNDESYRGLYIDPKDQVPSIVDISDRAIATSSFSKPLSLTGLRLGWIATSSEEVAKELTLHRDYTTISISILIEKLAALAVKNAEKIYNRNIKILRTNFKLLEEWIKEEPLIEWIPPKAGTVAFLRYNLEIPSEELAIRLIKEKSTFLVPGSCFGIERHLRIGYGNPTEVMIEGLKRFKEFLRALEAS, encoded by the coding sequence TTGAAAGTCAAGCCGTTTCTTGTTGAAAGATTTATGGGGGAGTATGAACACCAAGTAGAGGTAAACATTGCAGAAACGTGTGTGCAGCCCTTCACTCTAGGAGAATTCCTAGAATTTGTAGGTGAACCAGATTTTCTCGAAAAGATCAAAGATTTGAAACTGACTTATGGCTACGTTGAGGGGCTTCTGGAGCTAAAAGAGGGCTTAAGCAGGTTTTATCAAAACATAAAACCCGAGAACATCTTTGTAACACACGGCGCAATAGATGCAAACTTTCAGGTTTTTTACAGCCTCGTTGAGCCCGGAGATACTGTTATCTCTATATTCCCTACCTACCAGCAACTTTATGGTGTGCCAGAATCATTTGGGGCTAAGGTGAAGTTTTGGCATCTCTATGAAGAGAAGAACTGGACACCTGATCTTGACGAGCTAAACGAACTGATAGACAAAAATACAAAGCTCATAGTAATAAACAGCCCCAACAATCCAACAGGAGCCCTCTTGGACGAGAAAATGCTGAAAGGAATTGCCGAGATAGCCGAAGATGTAGGGGCTTACGTTCTAAATGATGAATCCTACAGGGGGCTTTACATTGATCCAAAAGATCAGGTGCCGTCGATAGTGGATATCTCAGACAGAGCAATAGCAACGAGCTCTTTCTCAAAGCCTCTATCTCTAACGGGTCTACGCCTTGGATGGATAGCCACATCCAGTGAAGAGGTTGCTAAGGAATTAACCCTTCATCGGGATTATACCACGATAAGCATTAGCATTCTCATAGAAAAATTAGCCGCCCTTGCAGTCAAAAATGCGGAAAAAATATACAACCGCAACATAAAGATACTCCGCACGAACTTTAAGCTCTTGGAGGAGTGGATAAAAGAAGAGCCCCTGATAGAGTGGATTCCTCCCAAAGCTGGCACCGTTGCCTTTTTGAGATACAACCTTGAGATTCCATCGGAAGAACTTGCCATAAGGCTCATAAAAGAAAAGAGTACGTTCCTTGTCCCCGGATCGTGCTTTGGAATAGAGAGGCACCTCAGAATTGGCTACGGGAACCCAACGGAGGTTATGATAGAAGGGCTTAAACGCTTTAAAGAGTTCCTAAGGGCTTTGGAGGCAAGTTAA
- the serK gene encoding L-serine kinase SerK, which translates to MGVEKVPKYDIPVKKVEYVFIELDKMKPHEQLVQKELEAFIESVTGSGIFWKPMLLAKVPGEDMYLIVDGHHRWAGLEKLGAKRAPSVILDYFSDDVKVYTWYPAFKGDLNKVLERLKAEGLEIIEDEEAEEKAEKGEIAFALVGKEKSFAIPGALDEQKKVSKVLDEMSVEGEIELIYYGLKEDAREDMDKGEIDYVFIRKAPSKEEVMELVKRGEVYSPKTTRHVLPFIPDKIDVKLEDLF; encoded by the coding sequence ATGGGTGTCGAAAAAGTTCCCAAATACGACATACCAGTAAAGAAAGTCGAATATGTTTTTATTGAGCTGGATAAGATGAAACCTCACGAGCAGCTCGTCCAAAAAGAGCTTGAGGCATTTATTGAAAGCGTAACAGGCTCCGGTATTTTCTGGAAGCCAATGCTTTTGGCAAAAGTTCCCGGGGAAGATATGTACCTCATCGTTGATGGTCACCACAGATGGGCGGGCTTAGAGAAACTCGGAGCAAAGAGGGCTCCTTCTGTAATTCTCGACTATTTCAGCGATGATGTTAAAGTATACACCTGGTATCCGGCGTTTAAAGGAGACCTCAACAAAGTTCTGGAAAGATTAAAAGCAGAAGGCCTGGAAATAATTGAGGACGAAGAGGCTGAAGAAAAAGCCGAAAAGGGAGAAATAGCTTTTGCTCTTGTTGGCAAAGAGAAGAGCTTTGCCATCCCAGGAGCACTTGATGAACAGAAGAAGGTCAGCAAAGTGCTTGATGAAATGAGTGTTGAGGGGGAGATAGAGCTTATTTACTATGGTCTCAAAGAAGATGCTAGAGAAGATATGGACAAGGGCGAAATTGACTATGTCTTCATCAGAAAAGCCCCAAGCAAGGAAGAGGTCATGGAACTCGTAAAGAGAGGGGAAGTCTATTCTCCAAAGACAACCAGACACGTCCTACCATTTATCCCAGATAAAATTGACGTAAAGCTCGAGGATCTCTTCTGA
- the psmB gene encoding archaeal proteasome endopeptidase complex subunit beta — protein MLALDKIKGTTTVGIVCKDGVVLAADMRASLGNMVLSKGVSKIFQIDDHLALAGAGSVGDILSLVRLLRAEAKLYRARVGREMSTKALATLTSNILSGRRYFPYFGWFLVAGYDEKPGLYSIDMAGGITEDKYVSAGSGMEFAYSVLDNEYDEKMNVKKGVKLAIKAINTAIKRDVFTGDGIMVVVITKEGYSELSKEEVEKIIKKL, from the coding sequence GTGTTGGCTTTGGACAAAATTAAAGGGACAACAACAGTAGGCATTGTTTGTAAGGATGGGGTAGTATTAGCTGCGGACATGAGAGCTTCACTGGGCAACATGGTCTTATCCAAGGGAGTTAGCAAGATATTCCAAATAGACGACCATCTGGCATTAGCAGGAGCTGGAAGTGTAGGAGACATTCTGAGCCTTGTAAGGCTTTTAAGGGCAGAAGCAAAGCTTTACAGAGCGAGAGTTGGCAGGGAGATGAGCACAAAGGCATTGGCAACGCTGACTTCTAACATCTTAAGTGGAAGAAGGTACTTCCCCTATTTTGGCTGGTTTTTAGTAGCAGGTTACGACGAGAAGCCAGGTCTTTATTCGATTGATATGGCTGGAGGAATTACCGAAGATAAATATGTTTCTGCAGGTTCTGGTATGGAGTTTGCTTACTCTGTTTTGGATAACGAATACGATGAAAAGATGAATGTTAAAAAAGGCGTTAAATTGGCCATAAAGGCTATAAATACCGCAATAAAAAGGGATGTCTTTACTGGAGATGGTATAATGGTTGTTGTTATTACAAAAGAGGGCTATAGCGAGCTTTCTAAAGAAGAAGTCGAGAAGATCATTAAGAAGCTTTGA
- a CDS encoding beta-CASP ribonuclease aCPSF1, producing the protein MIKRETNVDEVLKEIREIINQMVPREARITEVEFEGPELVIYVKNPEVVMQDGDLIKNLAKVLKKRISVRPDPDVLLPPEKAEELIKQIVPPEAEITNISFDPSVGEVIIEAKKPGLVIGKNGETLREITQKVYWAPKVVRTPPLQSQTIYSIRGILQSESKDRRKFLRQVGRNIYRKPELKSDWIRITGLGGFREVGRSALLLQTNESFVLVDFGVNVAALNDPKKGFPHFDAPEFTYVLKEGLLDAIIITHAHLDHSGLLPYLFRYNLFDGPIYATPPTRDLMVLLQKDFIEIQQSNGIDPLYRMRDIKEVVKHTITLDYGEVRDISPDLRLTLHNAGHILGSSIVHLHVGNGLHNIAVTGDFKFIPTRLFEPANAKFPRLETLIMESTYGGSRDYQMPREEAEKRLIEVILQTIKRKGKVLIPAMAVGRAQEIMIALEDYARVGGLDVPIYLDGMIWEATAIHTAYPEYLSKNLRNQIFHEGYNPFLNEIFKPVANANERKDIIESEEPAIIIASSGMLVGGPSVEYFKHLAPDPRNSLIFVSYQAEGTLGRQVQRGLREIPTVGEGGKTEVIQVNMEIHTIDGFSGHADRRELMSYVARVKPRPERVITVHGEPQKCLDLASSIHKKFGLSTRAPNNLDAIRLK; encoded by the coding sequence GTGATAAAAAGAGAAACAAACGTTGATGAAGTTCTAAAGGAAATTAGGGAGATTATTAACCAAATGGTGCCTAGAGAAGCCAGGATAACTGAAGTTGAATTTGAGGGGCCGGAGCTGGTTATTTATGTGAAAAACCCTGAAGTTGTAATGCAGGATGGAGATCTTATAAAAAACCTTGCAAAGGTTCTCAAGAAGAGGATTAGTGTTAGGCCTGATCCAGATGTTCTTCTTCCTCCAGAGAAGGCTGAGGAGTTAATTAAGCAGATAGTTCCGCCAGAAGCGGAAATAACGAATATAAGTTTCGATCCTTCTGTTGGTGAGGTAATAATTGAAGCTAAAAAGCCTGGACTTGTAATTGGAAAGAATGGGGAGACTCTTAGAGAGATAACCCAAAAAGTTTACTGGGCGCCAAAAGTCGTTAGAACGCCCCCTCTGCAATCCCAGACCATATACTCTATTAGGGGAATTTTGCAGTCTGAGAGTAAAGATAGGAGAAAATTCCTAAGGCAGGTTGGGAGAAACATCTATAGGAAGCCAGAACTTAAGAGCGACTGGATAAGGATAACGGGGCTTGGAGGATTTAGGGAAGTTGGAAGAAGTGCCCTCTTGCTCCAAACAAATGAGAGTTTTGTGCTGGTTGACTTTGGTGTTAACGTTGCGGCGTTAAATGACCCCAAGAAGGGATTCCCGCACTTTGATGCTCCAGAATTTACTTACGTTCTTAAAGAAGGACTTTTGGATGCGATAATAATTACCCACGCACACCTTGACCACTCTGGTTTGTTGCCTTACCTCTTCAGGTACAACCTATTTGATGGGCCTATCTATGCAACTCCGCCTACGAGAGATTTAATGGTTCTTCTTCAAAAGGACTTCATTGAAATACAGCAGAGCAACGGTATTGATCCGCTTTACAGAATGAGAGACATAAAAGAGGTTGTTAAGCACACAATAACCCTTGATTATGGAGAAGTTAGGGACATCTCACCGGATTTGAGACTTACCCTGCACAATGCGGGTCACATTCTGGGCTCTTCAATAGTTCACCTTCACGTTGGAAACGGTCTCCACAACATAGCTGTCACTGGAGACTTCAAGTTCATTCCAACAAGGCTCTTTGAGCCAGCAAACGCAAAATTCCCAAGACTTGAGACTCTAATAATGGAATCAACTTATGGAGGAAGCAGAGATTATCAGATGCCGAGAGAAGAGGCTGAAAAACGGCTTATAGAGGTTATTCTTCAGACGATCAAGCGCAAAGGAAAGGTTCTTATCCCTGCAATGGCCGTTGGAAGGGCTCAGGAGATAATGATAGCCCTTGAAGATTATGCGAGGGTAGGGGGCTTGGACGTTCCAATATATTTGGATGGCATGATATGGGAGGCAACGGCAATCCATACTGCATATCCCGAATATTTAAGCAAGAACCTCAGGAATCAGATATTCCACGAAGGCTATAATCCGTTCTTAAACGAGATATTCAAACCGGTCGCAAATGCAAACGAAAGGAAGGACATAATTGAGAGTGAAGAACCGGCAATAATCATAGCTTCCTCTGGTATGTTGGTTGGTGGGCCTAGCGTGGAGTACTTTAAGCATCTTGCCCCAGATCCTAGGAACTCCCTAATATTCGTAAGCTACCAGGCAGAAGGGACTTTGGGAAGACAGGTTCAAAGAGGCTTGAGGGAAATACCAACAGTCGGTGAAGGTGGAAAGACGGAAGTTATCCAAGTAAACATGGAAATCCACACGATAGACGGATTTTCAGGTCACGCCGATAGAAGGGAGTTAATGAGCTATGTGGCAAGGGTAAAGCCGAGACCAGAAAGGGTGATAACAGTTCACGGAGAGCCTCAGAAGTGCCTTGACTTGGCTTCAAGCATCCATAAGAAGTTTGGTCTTTCTACAAGGGCCCCGAATAACCTTGACGCCATCAGGCTCAAGTGA
- the rpiA gene encoding ribose-5-phosphate isomerase RpiA: MEEMKRMVAKEALKYIDDDMIIGLGTGSTTAYFIQMLGKKLMTGELEDVYGIPTSHQSRLLALESGVPVVSLDEVDAIDLAIDGADEVDPHLNLIKGRGAALTMEKIIEYRAGTFIVLVDESKLVEYLGQKMPVPIEVIPAAWRAIKEELEVFNATAELRMGVKKDGPVITDNGNFILDAKFEKIEDPLDMEIELNNIPGVVENGIFADIADIVLVGTKDGVKRMER, encoded by the coding sequence ATGGAAGAAATGAAAAGAATGGTCGCTAAGGAAGCCCTAAAATATATTGACGATGATATGATAATCGGGTTAGGTACAGGTTCCACAACGGCTTACTTTATTCAAATGCTTGGAAAAAAGCTCATGACTGGGGAACTTGAAGATGTTTATGGCATCCCTACTTCACATCAATCACGCCTTTTGGCTCTTGAGAGCGGAGTTCCCGTTGTGAGCCTTGATGAAGTTGATGCCATTGATTTAGCTATAGATGGCGCTGATGAAGTCGACCCTCACCTCAATCTCATCAAAGGAAGGGGTGCGGCATTAACGATGGAAAAAATCATCGAGTATAGGGCTGGAACGTTTATAGTGCTCGTTGATGAGAGCAAGCTTGTGGAATATCTCGGCCAGAAAATGCCAGTCCCCATAGAAGTCATCCCTGCAGCATGGAGAGCTATTAAGGAGGAACTTGAAGTCTTCAATGCAACGGCTGAGCTTAGGATGGGCGTTAAAAAAGACGGGCCTGTGATAACTGACAACGGGAACTTTATCCTTGATGCAAAATTTGAAAAAATCGAGGACCCTCTTGACATGGAGATCGAGCTGAACAACATCCCTGGAGTTGTCGAAAACGGCATCTTTGCAGATATCGCGGATATCGTTCTTGTTGGTACGAAGGATGGCGTTAAAAGAATGGAAAGATAA
- a CDS encoding Lrp/AsnC family transcriptional regulator, translating to MVRAYILLTVEIGKVEKVIEEIKAIPGVLKADAVTGPYDAIVEINASDLGELTRKILHDIHNIDGVIDTTTAIVVETEE from the coding sequence ATGGTTAGGGCATACATTTTGTTAACAGTCGAGATTGGGAAAGTTGAGAAGGTAATAGAAGAAATAAAAGCAATTCCAGGAGTTTTAAAAGCCGATGCTGTCACTGGCCCGTACGATGCAATAGTGGAGATTAATGCTTCAGACTTGGGAGAACTTACAAGAAAAATCCTCCACGATATACACAACATAGACGGCGTAATTGACACAACAACTGCAATAGTTGTAGAAACAGAGGAGTAA
- a CDS encoding signal recognition particle protein Srp19: MGKFVIWANEIDARISRKYGREVPKNLAVERPNIDEIIDAAKSLGITVIEVNRDALNPRLAGVDDELRVKGRIIVESKHGKSKTLKLIAQKVREFRKARKKK; the protein is encoded by the coding sequence ATGGGCAAGTTCGTAATATGGGCAAACGAAATAGATGCCAGAATTTCGAGAAAATATGGCAGGGAAGTTCCGAAAAATCTTGCAGTGGAAAGGCCAAATATAGACGAAATAATAGATGCGGCCAAAAGTCTTGGGATTACGGTTATCGAGGTAAATAGAGACGCTCTTAATCCAAGGCTTGCAGGAGTAGACGATGAACTACGAGTCAAAGGCAGGATCATAGTAGAAAGCAAGCATGGAAAATCGAAAACTCTAAAACTAATAGCCCAAAAGGTTAGAGAATTTAGGAAAGCACGCAAGAAAAAGTAA
- a CDS encoding DUF257 family protein — MEVGSLAEFLKKHSTLGDFILVEYPSFYPLGDLVWGEIIPSFSSHDILIDDFFGVGDLLFRDYLRKSSPEKYKSLMESTKKIRAIRIGPGRTSYASVVEEMPVTYEISEFMRNYYNALMKLFSPSTKVEYSITLGISQYIYFGKDKALRAILFTRSTLPFEDWTSIYFVNSDILDKQQIAVLRELASNSVRIQKEGTLYKLEIEE, encoded by the coding sequence ATGGAGGTCGGTTCACTTGCTGAGTTTTTAAAAAAACACTCCACACTTGGCGATTTCATTCTCGTGGAATACCCTTCCTTCTATCCTCTCGGGGACTTGGTATGGGGAGAAATTATACCTTCATTTTCCAGTCATGATATCTTGATAGACGACTTTTTTGGTGTAGGTGATCTGCTGTTTAGGGATTATCTAAGAAAAAGCTCTCCCGAAAAATATAAGAGTTTAATGGAGTCTACAAAGAAAATAAGGGCAATAAGAATAGGTCCTGGTAGAACAAGCTACGCCTCTGTAGTTGAAGAGATGCCGGTTACATATGAGATCTCCGAGTTCATGAGGAATTATTACAATGCTCTGATGAAGCTTTTTTCTCCTTCAACAAAAGTTGAGTATTCAATAACCCTTGGCATATCTCAGTATATCTACTTTGGCAAAGATAAGGCACTTAGAGCAATTTTGTTTACAAGAAGCACGCTCCCCTTTGAAGACTGGACTTCTATTTATTTTGTGAATAGCGATATCTTGGATAAGCAGCAAATTGCTGTTTTAAGGGAGCTCGCAAGCAACTCAGTAAGGATTCAAAAAGAGGGAACTCTCTACAAGCTTGAAATAGAGGAGTAG